The following proteins come from a genomic window of Streptococcus pneumoniae:
- the asp1 gene encoding accessory Sec system protein Asp1, with product MYYFIPAWYGSERTWHADITPWYFSHFRLEFDDTFHQIRLFQEQDIDSRLLVLAYQPHLRYFLYRHGVLETDTYSVFDVMQDFHNLHTQVLSIRDIEWDDDCEFIYSPFTIIVQKNGKKFAKVEHGVEGFISDIQYFGPNGQIHMHHIMDDRGFISSIIFFEDGQAAYQEYLNPKGVWQFRERLKEGGRVEINPILGYRFKMLTYQNMGDLVAEFFENYLQTYVKDQDIFMLPSHFHHDQLVLDRLPSTNPKLLSLFIGRNPQDTFRDLDVTFEKSDLILVDREDSLRLLQELYPERMHQCYHLSSFDTRLRLGRSQTKKESIIYFQLDFEQGIDNQALLQVLSFVAENKDTEVIFGAFAASQEQMNVVEGIVESFIQENIQSENLGKAIDYGDAENPLEENQHQDLRIQFVNLNDELDLIKTLEFVRLIVDLNSHPHLYTQIAGISAGIPQINLVETVYVEHLKNGYLLTDVAEFSKAAHYYTDRLKEWNEALIYSIDKIKEHTGQQFLGKLEKWIEEVKNVKGT from the coding sequence ATGTATTATTTTATTCCAGCTTGGTATGGGTCAGAAAGAACATGGCATGCAGATATCACTCCATGGTATTTTTCTCATTTTCGTCTAGAGTTTGATGATACCTTTCACCAGATTCGGCTCTTTCAAGAGCAAGATATAGATTCTCGTCTATTAGTATTAGCTTACCAGCCTCATCTACGTTATTTTTTATATAGACATGGTGTGTTAGAAACGGATACTTATTCCGTTTTTGATGTTATGCAAGATTTTCATAATCTCCATACCCAAGTTTTAAGCATTAGAGATATTGAGTGGGATGATGACTGTGAATTTATTTATAGTCCCTTTACGATTATCGTTCAAAAAAATGGGAAGAAATTTGCTAAGGTTGAACATGGAGTTGAAGGTTTCATCAGTGATATACAGTATTTTGGACCGAATGGTCAAATACATATGCACCATATCATGGATGATCGAGGGTTTATATCGAGTATTATTTTTTTTGAAGATGGGCAAGCAGCCTATCAAGAATATTTGAATCCTAAGGGAGTTTGGCAATTTAGAGAGCGTTTAAAAGAAGGCGGACGGGTAGAAATCAATCCAATTTTGGGTTATCGCTTTAAAATGCTTACTTATCAAAATATGGGAGATCTGGTGGCAGAATTTTTTGAGAATTATCTGCAAACGTATGTGAAGGATCAGGATATTTTTATGCTTCCTTCTCATTTTCATCATGACCAGTTGGTACTAGATCGTTTACCTAGTACTAATCCTAAACTGTTGAGTCTGTTCATTGGACGTAATCCTCAAGATACCTTTAGGGATTTAGATGTAACTTTTGAAAAATCGGATTTGATTTTGGTGGATAGAGAGGATAGTTTACGATTGTTGCAGGAGTTGTATCCTGAACGAATGCATCAATGTTATCATTTATCATCTTTTGACACCCGATTACGATTGGGACGAAGCCAAACTAAGAAAGAATCCATCATTTATTTTCAACTGGATTTTGAGCAGGGGATTGATAATCAAGCTCTGCTTCAAGTCTTGTCCTTTGTCGCTGAAAATAAGGATACTGAGGTGATTTTTGGAGCCTTTGCTGCTAGTCAGGAGCAAATGAATGTGGTTGAAGGGATTGTTGAGTCTTTCATCCAAGAAAACATTCAATCCGAAAATTTGGGAAAGGCGATTGATTATGGTGATGCAGAAAATCCTCTGGAAGAAAATCAACACCAGGACTTACGTATACAGTTTGTCAACTTGAATGATGAGTTAGATTTGATAAAAACACTAGAATTTGTCCGTTTGATTGTGGATTTAAATAGTCATCCTCATCTCTATACACAGATAGCTGGGATTAGTGCAGGAATTCCTCAAATCAACCTAGTTGAAACCGTCTATGTGGAACATTTAAAAAATGGTTATTTGCTGACAGATGTGGCAGAATTTTCTAAGGCTGCACATTATTACACTGATAGGTTGAAAGAGTGGAATGAGGCTTTAATTTATTCGATTGATAAGATTAAGGAGCACACTGGACAACAATTTCTTGGAAAATTAGAGAAATGGATAGAGGAGGTTAAAAATGTCAAAGGAACTTAA